From Amphritea atlantica, a single genomic window includes:
- a CDS encoding methyl-accepting chemotaxis protein, with the protein MNILSTTDAKGAITYVNPEFIQISGFENRELIGKNHNIVRHPDMPPAAFGDLWSTVQAGNSWMGIVKNRCKNGDHYWVDAYVTPIKRGEQIAEYQSVRRKPDQEYVKRAEKIYPQLLQNKKPRHIIKTPSLQTRILLSINLPILFCLATSALFFELSSTLLTIFSAALLISTALTCLFFAPLRQLSRQARQMVTNPVAQYIYTGRTDDIGQIQLAIKMLRSEASALVGRISDSADTLTQGSSELSSAVNQSEIGVRQQFAETDQVAAAVNQMSASIQEVAANAQNSSDSAANGLLEVSQGKQVVNQSMLSIQDLKQEIEQAVTVIADVEESSKSINSILDVIGGIAEQTNLLALNAAIEAARAGDAGRGFAVVADEVRLLANRTQTSTEEIREMIEKLQGSAGKAVLTMSQGQIKTDTCVSQNEGTVKALDAIYSAIELISNMNTQIAAAVEQQGVVADEINRSVLKIRDMSEQNLSAVEQTSVTSEKMLSVSQGFSELSSQFWARQ; encoded by the coding sequence CTGAATATCTTGTCGACCACCGATGCCAAGGGCGCTATTACCTATGTAAACCCGGAATTTATTCAGATAAGCGGCTTTGAGAACCGTGAACTAATTGGCAAGAATCATAACATTGTCCGGCATCCTGACATGCCACCGGCAGCCTTCGGCGACCTCTGGTCTACGGTACAAGCAGGCAATTCCTGGATGGGAATAGTCAAAAATCGCTGTAAAAATGGCGATCACTACTGGGTTGATGCCTATGTAACCCCCATTAAAAGGGGCGAACAAATCGCTGAATACCAGTCAGTCCGGCGCAAACCCGACCAGGAGTATGTGAAACGCGCAGAAAAGATCTACCCTCAACTGCTACAGAATAAAAAACCGCGACACATTATAAAAACCCCCTCGTTACAAACCAGAATACTTCTCAGCATTAATCTTCCAATCCTCTTTTGCCTCGCTACAAGCGCCCTTTTTTTCGAACTATCATCCACGCTGCTCACTATTTTCAGCGCCGCGCTTCTCATCTCTACGGCGCTCACCTGTTTATTTTTTGCACCGCTACGACAGCTGTCGCGGCAGGCCCGACAGATGGTAACCAACCCGGTGGCGCAATATATTTACACCGGGCGGACCGATGATATAGGCCAGATCCAGCTGGCAATTAAAATGCTCAGATCTGAAGCCAGCGCACTGGTAGGACGTATTTCAGATTCAGCCGACACCCTGACACAAGGCTCTTCAGAGCTCAGTTCTGCCGTCAATCAATCCGAAATAGGTGTACGCCAGCAGTTTGCGGAAACCGATCAGGTTGCCGCAGCCGTTAATCAGATGTCCGCCAGCATTCAGGAGGTCGCCGCTAACGCACAAAACAGCTCGGACTCCGCAGCCAATGGCTTGCTCGAAGTATCGCAAGGCAAACAGGTTGTAAATCAAAGCATGTTATCAATACAGGACCTGAAACAAGAGATTGAGCAGGCGGTCACGGTCATCGCCGATGTAGAGGAGAGTAGTAAAAGTATCAATTCAATTCTCGATGTGATTGGTGGAATTGCTGAGCAGACCAACCTTCTGGCACTGAATGCGGCGATTGAAGCTGCCCGTGCAGGTGATGCCGGACGCGGTTTTGCAGTCGTTGCCGATGAAGTGCGACTACTGGCAAACCGCACCCAGACCTCCACAGAAGAGATACGCGAAATGATAGAAAAGCTGCAGGGCAGCGCCGGAAAAGCCGTTCTCACAATGAGTCAGGGACAGATCAAAACAGATACCTGTGTCAGTCAGAATGAGGGGACGGTAAAAGCCCTGGATGCCATCTATAGCGCGATTGAACTGATCAGCAATATGAACACTCAGATCGCTGCTGCAGTGGAGCAACAAGGCGTCGTGGCCGACGAGATAAATCGCAGCGTCTTAAAAATCAGAGATATGTCTGAACAAAACCTGTCAGCGGTTGAGCAAACCTCTGTAACCAGTGAAAAAATGCTCTCCGTTTCTCAGGGTTTCTCCGAGCTTTCATCTCAGTTCTGGGCCAGACAATAA
- a CDS encoding response regulator, with protein sequence MTKYYTTGQAAKILGVCIRTVQLWVEDRRIESWKTSGGHRRLSRESVHAHLNSDRLSNALTTDLSPHTATKQFLIVDDSKTDSRLLTQIILMVFPDADIAEAADGFEALIRVGKKPPDILITDLNMPNMNGLQMIEAIHKQLGDEKPTLIITTAYDAEELKSLPPIPPYVTSVFHKPLNIDLLSKCLTQLK encoded by the coding sequence ATGACAAAATATTATACAACTGGACAGGCTGCCAAGATTTTAGGCGTGTGTATTCGCACGGTTCAATTATGGGTTGAGGATCGCCGGATAGAATCCTGGAAAACATCCGGCGGACATCGGCGTTTATCCAGAGAATCGGTCCATGCACATCTTAATTCAGACCGGTTAAGCAATGCTTTAACCACCGATTTATCACCACACACGGCAACCAAACAGTTCCTGATTGTCGATGACAGCAAAACTGATTCACGCCTGTTAACCCAGATTATCCTGATGGTTTTTCCAGATGCCGATATTGCTGAAGCGGCTGATGGCTTTGAGGCGCTAATCCGCGTAGGTAAAAAGCCACCCGATATACTGATCACCGATCTGAATATGCCAAATATGAATGGATTGCAGATGATTGAAGCAATCCATAAGCAACTCGGTGACGAAAAACCCACCCTGATCATAACCACCGCCTACGACGCAGAAGAACTGAAATCTCTGCCACCCATCCCCCCCTATGTAACCAGCGTATTCCACAAGCCATTGAATATAGACTTGTTGAGCAAATGCCTCACCCAGCTGAAATAG
- a CDS encoding HlyD family efflux transporter periplasmic adaptor subunit, which yields MGSKRSGHWVLLGSVAIVLLLLVWAFMPRPLLVDIGQVQRDAMLETIDDEGKTRVRDAYVVSTPVTGRLLRIDVEPGDRVIQDETVIARMLPANPVALDSRSREQARATVSSAEAAVRLAQAQLNKSLADTELTRAELARLTDLHQRGAISDSVLDKAKQAWRAARAQLDMAKASISMRQADLASARSQLITFVPGQTDNSAAESGVINIVAPHSGSILRVLQESETTLPAGQAILEIGDINEELEVVVELLSTDAVKVKAGSRVIIENWGGPEALEGTVEKVEPWGFTKYSALGVEEQRVKTTIRFDSAKARRASLGHGFRVEARIVVWEASDALIVPSSALLRQGSSWAVYVIESGKAALRVVEVGHNNGISAEVLDGLEQGQQVVLYPPAELHDGSRVTPRR from the coding sequence ATGGGGTCAAAGCGGTCGGGTCACTGGGTATTGCTGGGAAGCGTTGCCATTGTGTTGTTGCTGCTGGTCTGGGCATTTATGCCCCGACCTTTGCTGGTGGATATTGGCCAGGTACAGCGGGACGCCATGCTGGAAACTATCGACGATGAAGGAAAAACCCGGGTGCGTGATGCCTACGTCGTCTCGACTCCCGTGACAGGGAGGCTGCTGCGTATCGATGTTGAGCCGGGGGACCGGGTGATTCAGGATGAAACAGTGATTGCCCGGATGCTGCCCGCCAACCCGGTCGCCCTGGATAGCCGCAGTCGGGAGCAGGCCCGTGCCACGGTGTCCTCTGCAGAAGCCGCTGTACGACTGGCCCAGGCCCAGTTAAATAAGTCGCTGGCCGACACCGAGTTGACCCGTGCCGAGCTGGCACGGCTCACCGATCTGCATCAGCGTGGCGCAATCAGTGACTCTGTGCTGGATAAAGCGAAACAGGCGTGGCGAGCGGCCAGAGCGCAACTGGACATGGCCAAAGCCTCAATCTCAATGCGTCAGGCTGATCTGGCCAGCGCCCGTTCTCAACTGATCACTTTTGTTCCGGGGCAGACTGATAACAGCGCGGCAGAGTCCGGTGTGATCAATATCGTGGCGCCCCATTCCGGCAGCATTCTGCGGGTATTGCAGGAGAGCGAAACCACGCTGCCCGCCGGTCAGGCGATTCTGGAGATCGGTGACATCAATGAAGAGCTGGAGGTGGTGGTTGAGCTGCTGTCAACGGATGCGGTGAAGGTAAAAGCGGGCAGCCGGGTGATTATTGAAAACTGGGGCGGGCCGGAGGCGCTTGAGGGTACCGTAGAAAAGGTTGAACCCTGGGGGTTTACAAAATATTCAGCGCTGGGTGTTGAAGAGCAGCGGGTCAAAACCACGATTCGTTTTGACAGCGCTAAAGCCCGTCGAGCCTCCCTCGGACACGGCTTTCGGGTGGAGGCCCGTATCGTCGTCTGGGAAGCCTCAGATGCACTCATCGTGCCTTCCAGTGCACTGTTGCGGCAGGGCAGTAGCTGGGCTGTCTATGTCATTGAATCCGGTAAGGCTGCGCTCAGAGTTGTTGAGGTGGGGCATAACAACGGTATTAGCGCTGAGGTACTGGACGGGCTTGAACAGGGCCAGCAGGTGGTGCTCTACCCCCCGGCAGAGCTGCACGATGGCAGCCGGGTAACGCCCCGGCGCTGA
- a CDS encoding NAD(P)/FAD-dependent oxidoreductase — MIRVSNIKLPLDHDDQALTDAILNTLGISADQLTTVEIRRRGYDARKKNTIFLIYTLDIDTTVNDELLKKHTGNQSIRPTPDMEYKFVAQAPTDLQERPLVIGFGPCGLLAGLLLAQMGYKPLIIERGKAVRERTKDTFGFWRQKKLNTESNVQFGEGGAGTFSDGKLSTQIKDPNHYGRKVLTEFVEAGAPEEIMYVSKPHIGTFRLVSMVEKMRAKIIDLGGEIRFSARVDDLLTEAGQVTGITLSSGETIRSKHIALAIGHSARDTFQMLYDKGVYMEAKPFSVGFRIEHEQSLIDQARFGKNAGHPVLGAADYKLVHHCKSGRSVYSFCMCPGGTVVAASSEEGRVVTNGMSQYSRQERNANSAIVVGIDPSDYPGNPLAGVDFQRQLESNAYLMGGENYDAPAQKVGDFLKGGASEELGTVQPSFKPGIKLTDLSKALPDFCIEAIREAIPEFNKKIKGFAKDDALLTGVETRTSSPVSIKRGYDMQSINTHGLYPAGEGAGYAGGIMSAAIDGIKIAEAIAMSINEQHGI, encoded by the coding sequence ATGATACGTGTTTCCAATATCAAACTGCCGCTTGATCATGATGACCAGGCGCTCACCGATGCCATTTTAAATACCCTCGGGATCAGCGCTGATCAGTTAACCACCGTTGAGATTCGCCGCCGTGGTTACGATGCCCGTAAAAAGAACACCATCTTCCTGATCTATACCCTCGATATCGACACCACTGTTAACGACGAGTTACTGAAAAAGCATACCGGTAATCAGTCGATCCGCCCGACGCCGGATATGGAGTATAAGTTTGTCGCGCAGGCGCCCACCGATCTGCAGGAAAGGCCGCTGGTCATCGGTTTTGGTCCCTGCGGTCTTCTGGCGGGGCTGCTACTGGCGCAGATGGGTTATAAGCCGCTGATCATCGAGCGGGGAAAAGCGGTACGCGAGCGTACTAAAGACACCTTTGGTTTCTGGCGGCAGAAGAAACTGAATACCGAGTCCAATGTACAGTTCGGTGAAGGTGGCGCCGGGACCTTCTCCGACGGCAAACTCTCCACGCAGATCAAAGACCCGAATCATTACGGCCGCAAAGTGCTGACCGAGTTTGTCGAAGCCGGCGCGCCGGAAGAGATCATGTATGTCAGCAAGCCACACATCGGTACTTTCCGGCTGGTATCCATGGTGGAAAAGATGCGCGCCAAGATTATCGACCTGGGCGGAGAGATCCGCTTCAGTGCCCGGGTTGATGATCTGCTCACCGAAGCAGGTCAGGTGACCGGGATTACCCTGTCCAGCGGTGAAACTATCCGCTCGAAACATATCGCACTGGCGATCGGCCACAGCGCCCGGGATACCTTCCAGATGCTCTATGACAAAGGGGTCTATATGGAAGCCAAACCCTTCTCGGTGGGGTTTCGTATAGAGCATGAACAATCACTGATTGATCAGGCCCGCTTCGGTAAAAATGCCGGCCATCCGGTTCTGGGTGCCGCTGACTACAAGCTGGTGCATCACTGTAAAAGTGGCCGTTCGGTGTATAGTTTCTGCATGTGCCCGGGAGGCACGGTAGTGGCAGCCTCTTCCGAAGAGGGCCGGGTAGTGACCAACGGTATGAGCCAGTACTCCCGTCAGGAACGCAACGCCAACAGCGCGATCGTTGTCGGTATTGATCCTTCCGATTATCCCGGCAATCCGCTAGCCGGGGTTGATTTTCAGCGTCAGTTGGAGAGCAACGCGTACCTGATGGGGGGCGAGAACTACGATGCGCCGGCACAAAAGGTCGGAGACTTTCTGAAAGGCGGAGCCTCAGAAGAACTGGGTACGGTACAGCCCTCCTTCAAGCCGGGGATTAAATTAACCGACCTGTCGAAAGCCCTGCCGGACTTCTGTATCGAAGCGATTCGTGAAGCGATTCCTGAGTTTAATAAGAAGATCAAAGGCTTTGCCAAAGATGATGCCCTGCTAACCGGTGTCGAAACCCGCACCTCCTCGCCGGTCTCTATCAAGCGCGGCTATGATATGCAGAGCATCAACACCCACGGCTTATACCCGGCAGGCGAAGGCGCAGGCTACGCCGGCGGCATTATGTCAGCAGCGATCGATGGTATTAAGATCGCCGAAGCGATCGCTATGAGCATCAATGAGCAGCACGGGATTTAA
- a CDS encoding PAS domain S-box protein, with the protein MKHNQLLFIGNFQRQPEYNFIRALSPGIRILSCTDLTQLPESLDASIITSVRWLETLSKPDRKRLTQSAQTCSQWIGISDTGLKRDAMLHWLEAGVNHLLPAEFEQPLCRLLSHSQPASEAEQTVVLLIAGSKQTTRKYAALLKKHNIHSVTVTRNSNIDVSLHNATSDLIIAIDGFGINQVRILKSQPHANALPVIYLTDNSPDTLCLPDAYADIPIDQAESLLPGILRKFQQDKTQQQIDTPDSQYLNAIQRLTQVLGQHAIISATDRAGKITYINDNFRSLSGYTESDLIGRSHSFVKSGHHSRQFYKSLWQTLKNGKVWHGVICNRNKSQQLYWTYSRILPLQSSNGRIRQYICISSDISSTQHDRSQRQQFDQLVTNYQDHTGLAPWVLDIKRQKICWSMLAASVLGVNNVNLPLTSRQLLDMIHPDDRTHIKEALSAAMTSGTQLDAEFRITPENSSERWFCVKGLTICDRDGKPIHIQGILEDIHVQKVAEEKISHSLKLFRQMFNTSDCCIAISDHLGKIVFINPAYTRVMGYTPAEVIGRNCRELLSCDAVLATELVEMLLREKNNWKGTTRRRRKDGSEFISLNQAGPIYNESGTISHLYTTFTDVTLELKNQQELTRAKAAAEQANRTKSEFLSRMSHELRTPMNSILGFAQLLQQNPQLPPGGHQDVTEILKAGNHLLQLINDLLDLSKIESGRISLAFEPVSLIDIIAECTALLRPMAETRHISLQSEDFEEYRLFSDRLRLKQVILNLLTNAINYSPPGEAVKINSSASNNGRVRVEFIDHGPGIPASQIDELFIPFKRLDQTSAKVEGSGIGLTISQELIELMGGQVGVSSQPGKGSAFWFELPADPDRHQDRQHQTATLTDKIDTLFDKM; encoded by the coding sequence ATGAAACACAATCAGTTGTTGTTCATAGGTAACTTCCAGCGCCAGCCTGAGTATAATTTTATCCGGGCACTCAGTCCCGGCATCAGAATACTGTCCTGTACAGATCTGACTCAGTTGCCTGAATCGCTCGACGCGTCCATCATCACCAGCGTTCGCTGGCTTGAGACGCTGTCAAAACCTGACAGAAAACGCCTGACCCAGTCCGCTCAAACGTGCTCACAATGGATAGGCATCAGTGACACCGGGCTTAAACGTGATGCGATGCTGCACTGGCTAGAGGCCGGGGTAAACCATCTGCTGCCTGCAGAATTTGAACAACCACTCTGCCGGCTGCTGAGCCACTCCCAGCCCGCCTCAGAGGCAGAGCAGACGGTTGTACTTCTGATTGCCGGGTCAAAACAGACGACCCGCAAGTACGCCGCTCTGCTGAAAAAGCACAATATTCACAGCGTTACGGTTACCAGAAACAGCAATATCGATGTTTCACTGCATAACGCAACATCAGACCTGATAATCGCCATCGACGGGTTTGGCATTAACCAGGTCAGAATACTTAAATCCCAACCGCATGCTAATGCTCTGCCGGTGATATACCTGACTGACAATTCGCCGGATACACTCTGCCTGCCAGACGCTTATGCTGATATTCCTATCGACCAGGCAGAATCACTGCTACCCGGCATACTGAGAAAATTTCAGCAGGATAAAACACAGCAGCAGATTGACACGCCTGACAGCCAGTATTTAAACGCGATTCAACGGTTAACCCAGGTTCTTGGCCAGCATGCCATTATCAGCGCGACCGACCGGGCTGGAAAAATCACCTACATTAATGACAACTTCCGCAGCCTCTCCGGATACACCGAGAGCGACCTGATTGGCCGGTCACACAGTTTTGTAAAATCAGGTCATCACTCAAGGCAGTTCTATAAAAGCCTGTGGCAAACACTAAAAAATGGCAAAGTCTGGCACGGGGTGATCTGCAACCGCAATAAATCGCAGCAGCTCTACTGGACTTATTCCCGCATACTTCCCCTACAAAGCAGTAACGGCAGGATAAGACAATATATCTGTATCAGTTCAGATATCTCTTCAACGCAACACGACCGGTCACAGCGACAGCAATTCGATCAATTGGTAACAAACTACCAGGACCACACTGGTCTGGCCCCCTGGGTTCTGGATATCAAAAGACAGAAGATCTGCTGGTCAATGCTGGCCGCCAGCGTTTTGGGAGTGAACAACGTGAACCTTCCGTTAACCAGTCGCCAGCTGCTGGACATGATTCATCCAGATGATAGAACGCACATAAAAGAGGCACTGAGCGCCGCTATGACAAGCGGCACTCAGCTCGACGCAGAGTTCAGAATAACGCCAGAAAATAGCAGTGAACGCTGGTTCTGTGTCAAAGGACTGACTATATGCGATAGGGATGGCAAGCCCATTCATATTCAGGGAATACTGGAGGATATACATGTTCAAAAAGTAGCCGAGGAAAAGATTTCCCACAGCCTTAAACTGTTCCGTCAGATGTTTAACACCAGTGACTGCTGCATAGCGATTTCAGATCATCTAGGCAAAATAGTGTTTATAAACCCCGCCTATACCCGGGTAATGGGTTACACCCCGGCAGAGGTCATTGGTCGGAACTGCAGAGAGCTTCTCAGCTGCGACGCTGTACTCGCTACAGAACTGGTAGAAATGCTGCTCAGAGAGAAAAACAACTGGAAGGGCACCACCAGAAGACGGCGCAAGGATGGCTCTGAGTTTATATCACTGAACCAGGCGGGCCCCATTTATAATGAATCGGGCACTATTTCCCACCTCTACACAACCTTCACCGATGTCACTCTGGAACTGAAAAATCAGCAGGAGCTGACTCGGGCAAAAGCGGCCGCCGAACAGGCTAACCGGACCAAGTCAGAATTCTTATCGCGCATGAGCCATGAGTTACGTACACCGATGAACTCGATACTCGGCTTTGCGCAGCTGTTGCAGCAAAATCCACAACTCCCCCCGGGAGGACATCAGGATGTCACAGAGATATTGAAGGCCGGTAATCATCTGCTACAACTGATCAACGATCTCCTCGACCTTTCTAAAATTGAATCAGGCCGGATCAGTCTGGCTTTCGAACCCGTATCACTGATTGATATTATCGCAGAATGTACAGCACTGCTTCGTCCCATGGCTGAGACCCGCCATATCAGTCTGCAATCTGAAGACTTTGAGGAATACCGGTTATTCTCTGATCGATTGCGCCTGAAGCAGGTCATCCTGAATCTGCTAACCAACGCGATCAACTACTCACCTCCGGGTGAAGCGGTAAAAATCAATTCCTCAGCATCAAATAACGGCCGTGTCAGAGTCGAATTTATCGACCACGGGCCAGGAATTCCAGCCTCACAGATTGATGAGTTATTCATCCCGTTCAAGCGCCTGGATCAAACCTCCGCGAAAGTCGAGGGTTCAGGTATCGGACTGACAATCAGTCAGGAACTGATTGAATTAATGGGAGGACAGGTCGGGGTCAGCAGCCAGCCGGGCAAAGGGTCTGCCTTCTGGTTTGAGCTTCCCGCTGATCCAGATCGTCATCAGGATAGGCAACATCAAACCGCAACCTTAACTGATAAAATTGATACCCTATTTGATAAAATGTAG
- a CDS encoding EAL domain-containing protein, whose product MNQIRILRLTLTSCILVIVSLISMQIQLSQLVTHYLQQYPGIDARHLKDIILGLLIAAIMLLLFEQRQARRLYIVSLKLKKHHARHAQLLNKLPYAIAELDAHKVIHHSNDAFSQVSQLQGLRSIQQQIEQLFNQLEQNNYHQSTTLQQRFQTADTPMIIIEWQLHRSGKHFFLSGRDITQQLAEQNKLSIAEKILENTPVGVLVTGPDKRIQYTNPAFEQVTGYSNKDVQGKFPSVLSSGKQGAEFYKKMYRAMDKNGSWQGEIWNRKRNGDIYLEWLSITALKDEAGQDTHYIGMFSEFTAQELVREKLRTLAYYDGLTSLANRTLFNERLQCQINDNTHKKLCVIFIDIDGFKRINDTLGHQIGDQLLVAIACRIKETCREADSIARWGGDEFIMAIEVSDSHKGIQTFCSKHLQSLKQPFLINGRDLSITASMGVSIYGDDAHNTSELIRNADIAMFQSKKLGKNRFEIFSPAHHEALLESMEIENRLRIAIKENLIDVHFQPQVLQDAKICGLEALARWHDPVIGQVPPQKFIQVAEETGLINELSQVIYRVALKKFKTIQALNPALGLSVNLSVSQLQDVNLVATLKQVTDAQGINPSSIKLEITEDILMSDLEQSVRNTGLLKEMGFQIALDDFGTGYSSLSYLKDLDIDEIKIDRSFVQELISSERNKAIIQAIVAMSKVLDIHCVVEGVETEGQLNKLIQIGCNNFQGYYFYKPMPSHEITALFTD is encoded by the coding sequence ATGAACCAGATAAGAATTCTCCGCCTGACACTGACTAGCTGCATACTGGTCATCGTATCGCTTATCTCAATGCAGATTCAGCTTTCACAACTCGTCACTCATTATTTACAGCAGTATCCAGGCATTGATGCGCGACATCTGAAGGACATTATTCTCGGTTTGCTGATAGCCGCCATTATGTTGCTGCTGTTTGAGCAACGTCAGGCACGCCGTCTGTATATTGTCAGCCTGAAACTGAAAAAACACCATGCCCGACACGCTCAGTTACTGAACAAGCTGCCCTATGCTATTGCTGAGCTGGATGCTCACAAGGTCATCCATCACAGCAACGACGCCTTCAGCCAGGTATCGCAACTACAGGGATTGCGATCCATACAACAACAGATAGAGCAGTTGTTCAATCAGCTTGAGCAAAACAACTATCATCAAAGCACCACCCTGCAACAGCGGTTTCAGACCGCAGACACACCCATGATAATCATTGAGTGGCAACTGCATCGCTCGGGTAAACACTTCTTCCTCTCGGGACGGGATATCACGCAGCAGCTGGCTGAACAAAACAAACTTTCCATCGCCGAAAAAATACTCGAAAACACCCCCGTAGGCGTACTCGTGACCGGCCCGGATAAGCGGATTCAGTATACCAATCCAGCTTTCGAGCAGGTCACCGGGTACAGTAATAAAGACGTTCAGGGTAAGTTCCCTTCTGTTCTCAGCTCAGGAAAACAGGGAGCTGAGTTCTACAAAAAAATGTATCGCGCGATGGATAAAAATGGTTCATGGCAGGGGGAAATATGGAACCGAAAGCGTAACGGCGATATTTATCTGGAATGGTTATCCATCACTGCCCTTAAAGATGAAGCGGGACAAGACACGCACTACATCGGCATGTTCTCGGAGTTCACCGCACAGGAGCTGGTAAGAGAGAAGTTACGCACACTGGCCTACTATGACGGCTTGACCTCGCTGGCAAATCGCACCCTGTTTAATGAGCGTTTACAATGTCAGATCAATGACAATACTCACAAGAAACTCTGCGTCATTTTCATCGATATCGACGGTTTTAAACGCATTAATGACACGTTGGGTCATCAGATCGGCGACCAGCTTCTGGTTGCCATTGCCTGCCGGATAAAAGAAACCTGCCGTGAAGCGGATAGTATTGCCCGCTGGGGTGGTGACGAGTTCATTATGGCGATTGAAGTATCTGACAGCCACAAGGGAATCCAGACGTTCTGTTCCAAGCACCTTCAGTCACTTAAACAACCCTTTCTGATCAATGGCCGTGACCTGAGTATCACTGCAAGTATGGGGGTCAGTATCTATGGTGATGATGCTCACAATACCTCTGAACTCATCCGTAATGCCGATATAGCTATGTTCCAGTCGAAGAAGCTGGGTAAGAACCGCTTTGAAATCTTTTCACCAGCACACCATGAAGCGTTACTGGAAAGTATGGAGATCGAAAATCGACTGCGTATTGCAATCAAAGAGAACCTGATTGATGTTCACTTCCAGCCACAAGTCTTGCAGGACGCAAAAATTTGCGGGCTTGAAGCGCTGGCCCGCTGGCATGACCCGGTGATTGGACAGGTGCCTCCGCAGAAGTTTATTCAGGTTGCTGAGGAGACCGGATTAATCAACGAGCTAAGCCAGGTTATCTACCGTGTTGCACTGAAAAAATTTAAAACCATTCAGGCGCTGAATCCGGCGCTGGGATTGTCAGTCAATCTGTCGGTATCACAGCTTCAGGATGTCAACCTGGTGGCAACACTCAAGCAGGTAACCGATGCTCAGGGGATCAATCCCTCCAGCATCAAGCTGGAGATTACCGAAGATATACTGATGTCTGATTTAGAACAGTCTGTCCGCAATACCGGGCTGTTGAAAGAGATGGGGTTTCAGATCGCACTGGACGATTTTGGAACCGGTTACTCATCTCTCAGCTATCTGAAAGATCTTGATATCGATGAAATCAAAATTGACCGGTCGTTTGTTCAGGAGCTGATCTCTTCAGAACGAAATAAAGCAATTATTCAGGCGATTGTTGCGATGAGCAAAGTCCTTGATATCCATTGCGTCGTCGAAGGCGTCGAAACAGAAGGGCAGTTGAACAAACTGATACAGATCGGCTGCAATAACTTTCAGGGCTACTACTTCTATAAACCCATGCCTTCACATGAGATAACCGCACTGTTCACTGACTAG